One Actinosynnema pretiosum DNA segment encodes these proteins:
- a CDS encoding 2,3-dihydro-2,3-dihydroxybenzoate dehydrogenase — translation MTPGFQGKAAVVTGAAGGIGRAVCAALVDSGARVAAVDLRRDALEELERELAGGPGALRPFPADVGDARQARAVVDQAAEEFGGLDFLVNGAGVLRPGRADELSAQDWDDTFAVNARGVFLFSAAASRHLVEGGAVVTIASNAAGVPRAGMAAYAASKAAATAFTKSLGLELAGRGVRCNVVAPGSTDTPMLRALWADESGPARSLDGSPPDYRVGIPLRKFATPEDVADSVLFLLSDRAAHITLHDLYVDGGAALGR, via the coding sequence ATGACACCGGGGTTCCAGGGCAAGGCCGCCGTCGTCACCGGCGCTGCCGGGGGCATCGGCCGCGCGGTGTGCGCGGCCCTGGTCGACTCGGGCGCCCGAGTGGCCGCCGTCGACCTCCGCCGGGACGCGCTGGAGGAGCTGGAGCGCGAACTGGCGGGTGGGCCGGGCGCGCTGCGACCGTTCCCGGCCGACGTCGGCGACGCCCGGCAGGCGCGCGCCGTCGTCGACCAGGCCGCCGAGGAGTTCGGAGGCCTCGACTTCCTGGTCAACGGGGCGGGCGTGCTGCGGCCGGGCCGCGCGGACGAGCTGTCCGCCCAGGACTGGGACGACACGTTCGCGGTCAACGCGCGCGGGGTCTTCCTGTTCTCCGCCGCGGCCTCCCGGCACCTCGTGGAGGGGGGCGCCGTGGTCACCATCGCCTCCAATGCGGCGGGCGTGCCCAGGGCGGGCATGGCCGCCTACGCGGCGTCCAAGGCGGCGGCGACCGCCTTCACCAAGAGCCTCGGCCTGGAGCTCGCCGGGCGGGGCGTGCGCTGCAACGTCGTGGCCCCCGGCTCCACCGACACCCCCATGCTCCGCGCCCTGTGGGCCGACGAGAGCGGGCCCGCCCGCTCGCTCGACGGCTCCCCGCCGGACTACCGCGTCGGCATCCCGCTGCGCAAGTTCGCCACCCCCGAGGACGTGGCCGACTCGGTGCTCTTCCTGCTGTCGGACCGGGCGGCGCACATCACCCTGCACGACCTGTACGTCGACGGCGGCGCCGCGCTCGGCAGGTAG
- a CDS encoding isochorismatase family protein, with translation MTIPTIAPYPLPGADDLPANTARWRIDPRRAALLVHDMQRYFVRPFPRGEQPGAALVANTAALVRAARASGVPVLYTAQPGGMTERERGLLKDFWGPGMTTTAEDRQVLDELAPDEDSRVFTKWRYSAFHGNGLAEHLAASGRDQLVLCGVYAHVGCLMTAVEAFTRDLENFFVADAVADFTERHHRMALEYAAARCSVVLTAADAVTRLTALRPATAQPVTAQPVTAQPVTAQPVTAQPVTAQPRGADLAGRA, from the coding sequence ATGACCATCCCCACCATCGCGCCGTACCCGCTGCCGGGAGCGGACGACCTGCCCGCGAACACCGCGCGCTGGCGGATCGACCCGCGCCGCGCCGCGCTGCTCGTGCACGACATGCAGCGCTACTTCGTGCGGCCCTTCCCGCGCGGGGAGCAGCCGGGGGCCGCGCTCGTCGCCAACACCGCCGCGCTGGTGCGCGCCGCCCGCGCCTCGGGCGTGCCGGTGCTCTACACCGCGCAGCCCGGCGGCATGACCGAGCGGGAGCGCGGTCTGCTCAAGGACTTCTGGGGTCCGGGGATGACCACCACCGCCGAGGACCGCCAGGTGCTCGACGAGCTGGCCCCGGACGAGGACAGCCGCGTGTTCACCAAGTGGCGCTACAGCGCCTTCCACGGCAACGGGCTCGCCGAGCACCTGGCCGCCTCGGGCCGCGACCAGCTCGTGCTGTGCGGCGTCTACGCCCACGTCGGCTGCCTGATGACCGCGGTGGAGGCGTTCACCAGGGACCTGGAGAACTTCTTCGTCGCCGACGCGGTCGCCGACTTCACCGAGCGGCACCACCGGATGGCCTTGGAGTACGCCGCCGCGCGCTGCTCGGTCGTGCTGACCGCGGCCGACGCGGTCACGCGGCTCACCGCACTGCGACCAGCGACCGCGCAGCCCGTGACCGCGCAGCCCGTGACCGCGCAGCCCGTGACCGCGCAGCCCGTGACCGCGCAGCCCGTGACCGCGCAGCCACGGGGCGCCGACCTGGCGGGCCGCGCATGA
- a CDS encoding 3-deoxy-7-phosphoheptulonate synthase, producing MSERTAGAPLAADPVAAPARQQPQWPDPAAARRVREELARRPPLVAEAEVAALRAALAEVALGRARVVQAGDCAEDPDRCGPRDVRAKADQLDRLAAVVRERTGRPVLRIGRIAGQFAKPRSHPTERIGDLELPAYRGPMVHGPRPDTADRVADPRRMALCHDRSARVLAQLRARGRTGGDEVWTSHEALVLDYELPQVRPADAGGLLLTSAHLPWVGERTRQPGGAHVRLLASVRNPVACKVGPTTSEAELLELCSVLDPCREPGRLTLIARMGADRVLGALPPLVRAVRAQGHPVVWLCDPVHGNTSRAPDGRKTRVVTAVVRELEHFQDTVLAHGGAAGGLHLETTPDEVAECVWSADQLPGQPYTTLCDPRLNPAQAVDVALAWIA from the coding sequence GTGTCCGAACGCACCGCCGGCGCCCCACTGGCCGCCGATCCGGTGGCCGCGCCCGCGCGGCAGCAACCGCAGTGGCCCGACCCCGCTGCGGCGCGCCGGGTCCGCGAGGAGCTGGCCCGGCGGCCCCCGCTGGTCGCCGAGGCCGAGGTGGCCGCGCTGCGGGCCGCTCTGGCCGAGGTCGCGCTCGGCCGCGCCAGGGTCGTGCAGGCAGGCGACTGCGCCGAGGACCCCGACCGCTGCGGCCCCCGCGACGTGCGCGCCAAGGCCGACCAGCTCGACCGGCTCGCCGCCGTCGTGCGCGAGCGGACCGGGCGGCCGGTGCTGCGGATCGGCCGGATCGCGGGCCAGTTCGCCAAACCCCGCTCGCACCCCACCGAGCGGATCGGCGACCTGGAGCTGCCCGCCTACCGGGGGCCGATGGTGCACGGGCCCCGCCCCGACACCGCCGACCGGGTCGCCGACCCCCGGCGGATGGCGCTGTGCCACGACCGCTCCGCGCGGGTGCTGGCCCAGCTGCGAGCCAGGGGCCGCACCGGCGGCGACGAGGTGTGGACCAGCCACGAGGCGCTGGTGCTGGACTACGAGCTGCCCCAGGTGCGCCCCGCCGACGCGGGCGGCCTGCTGCTCACCTCCGCCCACCTGCCGTGGGTGGGCGAGCGCACCCGCCAGCCGGGCGGGGCGCACGTGCGGCTGCTGGCCTCGGTGCGCAACCCGGTGGCCTGCAAGGTCGGGCCCACCACCTCCGAGGCCGAGCTGCTGGAGCTGTGCTCGGTGCTCGACCCGTGCCGCGAACCGGGCAGGCTCACCCTGATCGCCCGCATGGGCGCGGACCGCGTCCTCGGCGCGCTGCCCCCGCTGGTGCGGGCCGTGCGCGCCCAGGGCCACCCGGTGGTGTGGTTGTGCGATCCCGTGCACGGCAACACCTCCCGCGCCCCGGACGGCCGCAAGACGCGCGTGGTGACCGCGGTCGTCCGCGAGCTGGAGCACTTCCAGGACACCGTGCTCGCGCACGGCGGCGCGGCGGGCGGACTGCACCTGGAGACCACCCCCGACGAGGTCGCCGAGTGCGTCTGGAGCGCGGACCAGCTGCCGGGGCAGCCCTACACCACCCTGTGCGACCCCAGGCTCAACCCGGCCCAGGCCGTGGACGTGGCGCTCGCCTGGATCGCCTGA